Sequence from the Candidatus Abyssobacteria bacterium SURF_5 genome:
GATCATCCGATTCACCAAGATATCCGAAATCGATGTTATCGCCTCGCACCTGATGACCGAGATCAAGCCGGACGAGCCGATCGTCCCCCTCACGTTCCACACCGGCCCGAAAAAGATCCCCTATCCCACCTACAACCGGCGGATCACGTTCTACATCGACCACGACTGGTTCCTCGAAGCCGGCGAAGGTTTCCCCGTCCATAAGGACAACCCGCGCATGGGCGGCAACTACCCTCTGCGCATGACCAGCGGCCATCAGCGCTGGAGCATCCATTCCATCTGGATCACCGACGACACGCTCGCGCGCACGCACCAGGGACGCCCGTTCATGTTCATGAATCCGGAAGACGCCCAAAAGCGCGGCATCGAGGACGGCGACCTTGTCCGCGTTTATAACGACTTCGACGACTTCAAGGTGCACGTCAAGCTCACCTCAGCCGCGCGCTCCGCCCAATCGGACGCCGGCCCGCGGCCGGGACAGGTCATCATCTACCACGCCTGGGAGCCGTACCAGTTCGAGAAATGGAAAAGCTACGACGCCGCTATCCCGGGTATGATCAAATGGCTCGACCTCGTCGGCGGCTACGGACACCTCGACTACTACCGCTGGAACTGGTGCACCCAGCCCGTTGACCGCGCCGTCTCGGTCGAAGTGGAGAAAGCGCAGGCTGTTGGATAATGGATTTTGGGGCGGCCGCGCGGGGCCGCCCCTACTATTCATATGAACCCGGCGCGGTTTTGCCGCGCTACGTTTCACTACGGAAATCTTAGCTTCTGATAATACGATTCGGACAGATAGACCGCCGCCAAAGGATTGTGGCCGGTCACGCGGTCCTTGACCGCCAGAACAGTGGTCGGCCTCTCGGCAAACTTGAAGAACAGCGAATCGTGCCCGACACAGAGACCGAGCAGAATATTGAAATCGGTTCTTTCATGATTGAACAGCTTCGCCTGGTATATCGGATTGCACATCGGCTCGTCCATCCCGCGATATATCTTCTGCTCCTCAGTGAGCCCAATCTTATCTTTCGAAGTGCGTCCCGCCTTGCATAACACCGAAACAACTTCAAAACCGTGCCCCTCAAGAATGGTATTGACCACATCCGCTTCCCTGACGAGGCCGATACAAAATGCCAGGCCCAGCCGCTGATAGTTCATCTTCTTGGCGAACTCGATGAGCTCGATCAGGCGCGTCTTCGTCGGCTGCAGGACGTACGGCTGTTGATCGCGGTTGGCATAGCATTCGCCTTCCTGAATCGACGCCTGCCGCGCAAACTCCCCTATCACAGGATCATCATACTCCTTGTTCGCTTCGTCCAGGATATCGGCTCTGGTGAGGGTGGGACAGCCTTTGCTCCCCTGGCCGGTGTCGAACACACAGGCCCTGCTCATGAGATCGAGGTCGCACGCCGCACACGACGGCTTTCGTTTCTTCTGTTCTCCCATAACATGCTCCTTTTATGTAACGAACGCCTATCTTTCATGCTATCGATATGTGGACCAGAACTCCCTGCAAAAGTATATCAGAAATCGGGCGTCTTTTAGCAAGGCCATCGCCCGCGCCAACCGCTCGCTCTGGCGCCCACCGTTTTTTGTCCGACTTGTCCCACCTGTGCGGACCCGTCCCCATCCGCCCCGTCAACCTCGTCCGACGTCTTGCCCACCTCGTCCGCCCCGTCCAACTCGTCGCCCCCCTCCGACTGGTCCGACTTGTCCACCTCGTCCACCCCGTCCATTCCGTCCGACTTGTCCACCTCGTTCTACTCGTCCGACAACCCCGTTTGACTTTGCCGCCGCGCCGGTCTATTATTGGTCATTATTCGCAGCCGCCGGACATCTTCCCCGGCAAAACGTGAGGAACAAATTTTATGAACCACGACTACCCGATCATCGACGCGGATGTCCTTATCATTGGCGGCGGCAGCGCCGGAGCAATGGCGGCCATCCGCGCAAAAGAAGTTGATCCCGCCCAGAAAGTCGTTGTCTTCGAGAAGGGCCACATCAAGTATTCCGGCTGCATCGCCCGCGGTATGGATGCGCTCAACATCGTCGCGATCCCGGGCCTCGACACGCCGGAATTATATGTCGAGTCCAACAGCATCGCGTGTCACGGCGTCATGGATGAGCCGCAGGCGTACGAGATGGCGAAACGCAGCTTCGGCCTGCTCAAGAAGCTCGAGTCGTGGGACGTGTGCTTTCCCACCGATAAGCACGGCAACTACGAAGTCCTGCAAGTGCACCCGAAGGGCAAATTCTGTGTAACCATGAAGGAGCCCGAGCTGAAGACCATCCTCGCCCGCCGCTGTCATGAGCTCGGCATCGAGATCGTCAACCGGACAATGGCGATGCGCCTCCTGAAGCAGGGCGACGCGGCAACCGGCGCAATCGGCATGAACGTGCGCACCGGCGAGATCGTTGTCTGCAGGGCGCGCTCGGTTATCCTGAGCGCGGGCGGAACCGCGCGGTTCGGACTCCCCAACAGCGGCTACCTCTATGGCGTCTATGATTTCCCCGGCAACACCGGCGACGGCTATATCCTGGCGTACAAGGCGGGCGCGGAGCTTTCGGGCTTCGAGTACACCTGCACCTATTACATCGTCAAGGACATCAACGCTCCCCTGCTCTATATCACGCTTACGAGGGGCGCACACCTGTTCAATGCGTTCGATCAGCCCTTCCACGAATCGCACCCGAGCATCCCCATGATGCACGCCGAGCACCAGGCCCACCGCGGCCCCATGCGCATCAAGCTCGACCACCTCCCTGAGGACAAGATACGCGAAATCGAAGACATCCTCTTCAGCACCGAGCGGCCGGTTCAGCAGCGCTTTTACCAGGGGCGCGACGTCGACTTTCGCACGGGCGAAATAGAGCTGTGGCCGACTGAAGTCTTCCTGTGCGGCGGCCACGGACAGACCGGCGTGCGCGTTAACACGAAAGCCGAGTCAACCGTGCCCGGCCTCTACGCCGCCGGCGATACCTCTTTGGTCGCGAGAGGACACCTGACCGGCGCATTCGTCTACGGCGAGATAGCCGCCGAGAACGCAACCGAATTTGCCGCCGCGCGCGGACCGGTCGAATTGGACAGTTCGCAGGTCGAGGCGTTCATCCGGGAAAGAGACGAGCGCGGCGACAAACCCAACGGGAAAATCCCGATCGAGGAGTTCGAGTACAAGGTGCGCAGGATGATCAACGACTACATCGTGCCGCCGAAAAACAACTACAAGCTCGATCGCGCGATTTGGTGGATGACTCGATTCCGCAAGGACCTGTTCGAGATCGTCAGAGTCAGAGACGTGCACGACCTCTTCAAAACGTACGAGGTCGAGAACATCATCCAATGCGCACTCATGAGTGCGCTCGCCTCGAAGGAGCGCACCGAGAGCCGCTGGGGGCTGTGGCATTATCGCTCCGATTACCCGGCAAAAGACGAGAAGTGGCGCAAGCACATCGTACTGAAAATGGGCGGCGCGTCGCCTGAAGACGTGCTCATTTCGCACGCGCCTGTCTTGACATTATAAGGAACCTGAAATGCAACGAAGAAATTTTCTGGAAGCGCTCACCGATAATGTAATCGTCGATAACTCGAAATGCATCTACTGCGGCGAATGCATCGAGGTCTGCGTCCTCGATAACCTCAGGATGCAGCTTGCCCCGTGCCGCTCAGCCTGCCCGCTCGGCGTCAATTGCCACGGCTACGTTCAACTTATCGCGCGCGGCGACGACGAGACGGCATATCAGGTACTGACCAAAACTCTCCCGTTCCCCGGCATTCTCGCCCGGGTCTGCACCGCCCCCTGCGAGCCTGCCTGCCACCGGAATACCCAAACGGGAGAGGCGGTCGCTATCCGCGCGCTCAAGAGATATCTGGTCGATTCGATGCACGGAAAAGAACGAGCCGTTCCCGCGCCGGACAAGGCGACCGGAAAGAAAGTAGCCATCGTTGGTTCGGGTCCCGCCGGACTCATGGCGGCGTTCGACCTGCGCATGCACGGCCATGCGGTCACCGTCTTCGAGGCGGAAAGCGAGCCCGGCGGCTTCCTTCGCTGGGCGATACCGGAATTCAATCTGCCGCTTAAAGCGCTCCTTGAAGAAATCGACGTGCTGGAGAAAATGGGCGCCGTCATACACTGCGGCGTGAAGATAGGGAAAGACAAGACGCTGGACGATCTCAAGAACGAGTTCGACGCCGTGATTATCGCCGCCGGCTGCGGCGGCCACGCCAGGCTCGGCATCGCGGGCGAGAACCTTCGGAACGTGCATCACGGATTGCCGCTGCTCAAGGACGTCCGCTCCGGGCGCGCGCCGGAATTATCGGGAAACGTCATCGTCATCGGCGGAGGCAACGTCGCGGTGGATGCGGCGCGCACCGCCCTCAGGCTCGGCGCCGGAACCGTTCGCGTCGTTTCATTGGAGACCGAAGGCGAGCTGCCCGCGTTCAAGGGCATCGTCAATATGGCGACGGCGGAGGGTATCACATTCGACCACGGCTGGGGCGTCGCCACCATCAAAGGGCAGAACGGAAAGGCCACGGCTATAGAGCTTCAAAGATGCCTGCGGGTGTTCGACGACTGCGGGAAATTCAGTCCATGCTTCGACTCGTGCGAATTGAAAACAATTGAAGCCGATCATGTCGTCATAGCCATCGGCCAGAAACGCGAACACGCATGCCTCGCGGTTTCCGGCATCGTCAATCCTGACGATGCGAAGCCCGACCCGCTCACGCTCGCAACTTCCGATCCGAAGGTGTTTCTGGCCGGCGACTACGCAACCGGGCCGTCGTCCGTCGTCGATGCGATGGCGTCCGGCAGAACCGCGGCCGAATCAGTCGACAGATTCCTCAGAGGCAGGCATCTCACCTACGGAAGAGGATATCGCGGACCGGTCGAGCTCGAGTTCGAGATAGATACTGCAAGCGCATCCAGCCTCGGACGCGTCAAGATTCCGCAAAAGCGCTTCGAAGACAAGGGCGACTTCAAAGAGGTTGGCGGCTCGATTGATAAGGATGCCGCCCGCGCCGAGGCCTCGCGCTGTTACTCGTGCGGCGGCCCGTTCGGCAAGTTCCGCACGTGCTGGTTCTGCCTCCCGTGCGAAGTCGAGTGCCCGGAGAAGGCCCTGCGCGTAGAAATCCCGTTCCTCCTGCGTTGACCGGTTTCGCCACAAAGAAGGCTATCCGCAGACGCCGTCCTGGACCCGATCCGGGATTCCACAGATTTTCGCGGATTAGAAACATCTTCACAGGAGCAAACAGAGGTAACGGAGAATTCCTTCTTCTCATCTTTCAACTTTGAACCTTGAAGATTAAACCTTGAACTAATTTCTGACCACAGATGAACTCAGATTCACACGGATTTTTCGAACCTAATACACGCCCCTGTATGGGCATCCCGCGGCCCCGCGGGAACGTGCCCGTTTTGATGAATCCCCGCGTGCGACGTAGGGGCACGGCGTGACGTGCCCATCGATTCCTCCTGACCCCGCCGGAGTATAATTCCCC
This genomic interval carries:
- a CDS encoding DUF1847 domain-containing protein → MGEQKKRKPSCAACDLDLMSRACVFDTGQGSKGCPTLTRADILDEANKEYDDPVIGEFARQASIQEGECYANRDQQPYVLQPTKTRLIELIEFAKKMNYQRLGLAFCIGLVREADVVNTILEGHGFEVVSVLCKAGRTSKDKIGLTEEQKIYRGMDEPMCNPIYQAKLFNHERTDFNILLGLCVGHDSLFFKFAERPTTVLAVKDRVTGHNPLAAVYLSESYYQKLRFP
- a CDS encoding FAD-binding protein, which codes for MNHDYPIIDADVLIIGGGSAGAMAAIRAKEVDPAQKVVVFEKGHIKYSGCIARGMDALNIVAIPGLDTPELYVESNSIACHGVMDEPQAYEMAKRSFGLLKKLESWDVCFPTDKHGNYEVLQVHPKGKFCVTMKEPELKTILARRCHELGIEIVNRTMAMRLLKQGDAATGAIGMNVRTGEIVVCRARSVILSAGGTARFGLPNSGYLYGVYDFPGNTGDGYILAYKAGAELSGFEYTCTYYIVKDINAPLLYITLTRGAHLFNAFDQPFHESHPSIPMMHAEHQAHRGPMRIKLDHLPEDKIREIEDILFSTERPVQQRFYQGRDVDFRTGEIELWPTEVFLCGGHGQTGVRVNTKAESTVPGLYAAGDTSLVARGHLTGAFVYGEIAAENATEFAAARGPVELDSSQVEAFIRERDERGDKPNGKIPIEEFEYKVRRMINDYIVPPKNNYKLDRAIWWMTRFRKDLFEIVRVRDVHDLFKTYEVENIIQCALMSALASKERTESRWGLWHYRSDYPAKDEKWRKHIVLKMGGASPEDVLISHAPVLTL
- a CDS encoding FAD-binding protein codes for the protein MQRRNFLEALTDNVIVDNSKCIYCGECIEVCVLDNLRMQLAPCRSACPLGVNCHGYVQLIARGDDETAYQVLTKTLPFPGILARVCTAPCEPACHRNTQTGEAVAIRALKRYLVDSMHGKERAVPAPDKATGKKVAIVGSGPAGLMAAFDLRMHGHAVTVFEAESEPGGFLRWAIPEFNLPLKALLEEIDVLEKMGAVIHCGVKIGKDKTLDDLKNEFDAVIIAAGCGGHARLGIAGENLRNVHHGLPLLKDVRSGRAPELSGNVIVIGGGNVAVDAARTALRLGAGTVRVVSLETEGELPAFKGIVNMATAEGITFDHGWGVATIKGQNGKATAIELQRCLRVFDDCGKFSPCFDSCELKTIEADHVVIAIGQKREHACLAVSGIVNPDDAKPDPLTLATSDPKVFLAGDYATGPSSVVDAMASGRTAAESVDRFLRGRHLTYGRGYRGPVELEFEIDTASASSLGRVKIPQKRFEDKGDFKEVGGSIDKDAARAEASRCYSCGGPFGKFRTCWFCLPCEVECPEKALRVEIPFLLR